One window of the Thermodesulfovibrionia bacterium genome contains the following:
- a CDS encoding radical SAM protein, producing MKKIRKVMLITPPYHSGVVESAGVWLNVGFVYIAGSLRVAGYDPIYYDAMSHWHGYDEIGKRIREEKPDVIGTTAFTAEIVEALNLLKFSKEIDPNIITVIGNVHPTFCYDEIFKDHHSCVDYIVRGEGEETMVELLDALNSNGDLSKVRGVVYMDKGKVVVNDSRPYIHDLDSLPMAWDLVDWPIYKYKAMENSIMAIVSSSRGCNQQCSFCSQQLFWQRNWRGRSAENFVAELEHLRDTYGVNVVMLADETPTLSRTRWEKILDLLIERKVGVKLLLETRVDDIIRDEDIMWKYRDALVDHIYLGVESTSQEALDKFKKNIKVEESKRALDLINSYDIVTETSFVLGMPGDTVESIRETVELAKFYNPDLAFFLAIAPWPYSEIYPELKDFVVTNDYSKYNLVEPVVKPKNMTIDELRDELGRASRVYYMHKLETLDSMTEKKREFMIKVIHIISTSSYLAETMKGTSMPEDIKKLLAKLHHKT from the coding sequence ATGAAAAAGATAAGAAAAGTTATGCTTATTACTCCGCCTTACCACTCCGGAGTTGTTGAATCCGCAGGTGTCTGGCTGAATGTTGGTTTTGTCTATATTGCAGGGAGCCTCAGGGTTGCGGGATATGACCCGATTTATTATGATGCCATGAGCCACTGGCATGGATATGATGAGATCGGGAAGAGGATTAGAGAAGAGAAACCTGATGTTATTGGGACAACCGCTTTTACCGCAGAGATCGTTGAGGCGCTAAACCTCCTGAAGTTTTCCAAAGAGATAGACCCTAATATTATTACTGTGATCGGCAATGTTCACCCTACGTTCTGCTACGATGAGATATTCAAAGACCACCACTCATGCGTTGATTATATTGTGCGTGGTGAGGGTGAAGAGACGATGGTGGAGCTTCTGGATGCGCTTAATTCCAATGGCGACCTGTCAAAGGTAAGGGGCGTAGTATACATGGATAAGGGGAAGGTCGTGGTCAATGATTCAAGGCCGTACATACATGACCTTGACAGCCTGCCCATGGCATGGGACCTGGTCGATTGGCCGATTTATAAATACAAGGCCATGGAGAATTCCATAATGGCTATTGTCAGCTCTTCAAGGGGATGCAACCAGCAGTGCAGCTTCTGCTCGCAGCAGCTCTTCTGGCAGAGAAACTGGAGGGGCCGAAGCGCTGAGAACTTTGTAGCCGAACTTGAGCACCTGAGAGACACCTATGGCGTAAATGTCGTGATGCTTGCTGATGAGACTCCCACGCTTTCAAGAACAAGGTGGGAGAAGATACTGGATCTTCTCATTGAGAGGAAGGTAGGCGTGAAGCTGCTTCTTGAGACGCGCGTTGATGACATAATCAGGGACGAAGATATCATGTGGAAATACCGGGATGCCCTTGTAGACCATATTTATCTCGGAGTGGAATCGACCTCACAGGAGGCGCTTGATAAGTTTAAAAAGAATATTAAAGTAGAGGAATCAAAGCGCGCGCTTGACCTTATAAACTCGTATGATATTGTCACAGAGACATCTTTTGTGCTCGGTATGCCTGGTGATACTGTTGAGAGTATAAGGGAGACGGTTGAGCTTGCCAAGTTCTATAATCCTGACCTTGCGTTCTTCCTTGCAATAGCCCCATGGCCTTATTCAGAGATATATCCTGAGCTTAAGGACTTTGTGGTGACAAACGACTACAGTAAATATAATCTTGTTGAGCCTGTGGTAAAACCGAAGAATATGACCATCGATGAATTGAGGGATGAACTTGGAAGGGCGTCAAGGGTGTATTACATGCACAAGCTTGAGACCCTTGACTCGATGACCGAGAAGAAACGTGAGTTCATGATAAAGGTCATTCATATCATCTCTACAAGCTCTTACCTTGCGGAGACGATGAAGGGCACATCAATGCCTGAGGATATAAAGAAACTGCTTGCGAAACTGCACCATAAAACTTAA
- a CDS encoding type II secretion system protein GspG has protein sequence MRKRSGNQGFTLIEVIVVAGIIAILAGVLVPMILKEIDETRITRASADIRSISNAILIFKKDTAQWPVMDGTCSPNLTLLTGGGNAPDGIGANGWDNTASAMIDSHLMYDDDGCYNNWNGSYLPVTSADPWGKQYVINTGNFGVSGSPVWIMSAGPNGTLDSNANSTSSGGDDIGLRIK, from the coding sequence ATGAGAAAGAGATCAGGGAATCAGGGTTTTACATTGATCGAGGTAATTGTTGTTGCCGGCATAATAGCCATACTTGCAGGTGTATTGGTGCCGATGATCCTGAAGGAGATTGATGAAACAAGGATAACAAGGGCAAGTGCTGATATAAGGTCCATATCAAACGCCATACTGATATTTAAAAAAGATACAGCACAGTGGCCTGTGATGGACGGGACATGCAGCCCTAATCTGACCTTGTTAACCGGCGGCGGCAACGCTCCTGACGGTATTGGGGCCAACGGCTGGGACAACACTGCGTCCGCAATGATCGACAGTCACCTTATGTATGATGATGACGGCTGCTATAATAACTGGAATGGTTCATATCTGCCTGTTACAAGTGCTGATCCCTGGGGGAAGCAATATGTAATTAATACCGGTAATTTTGGAGTATCCGGTTCACCTGTGTGGATAATGTCAGCAGGGCCGAATGGAACACTTGACTCAAATGCAAACTCAACTTCCAGCGGCGGGGATGATATTGGCTTAAGGATTAAATAA
- a CDS encoding secretin N-terminal domain-containing protein: MRKFCSIIFLTVLLSYGCASHQIAGVSETMILKEPPQIAIPVTETPVAVPEEIPASAKERLFSLSVRDANVRDLLLLLSKDSGINIIADRDVTGNLSIDFSDLDLNSALYAITRQLGYTFRMDKGFIRVTSPVLETRSFKIDYITGKRASSSSINASMSTSSGSSSGTSSGSTTVSSSTSGTGSSSSGQGNVNITTSGTSDFWKEMKAGLEMIIFDGDAKSGKDGKKLVINELAGVVHITDYSDNMERIEDFLNDVEMSVSKQVMIQAHIVEVSLDDGYKFGIDWNLLTGTGNGAITTDSGTEVTGELFSFSQLIAPDTNVFSIKLSNKKITALLNAMQEQGQVNVLSSPKVSTMNNQRAVMKLTTNEVSWITTTTYNADGKILTQYTNPQIDEVGLFLDVTPQINDSGIITMQVHPSISEKIGESISPLEDNSKPVINTRELDTMVSVSNGQTIVIAGLITDKIIENIRKVPFLGDLPLFGKLFQQVIHDKKKSELVIFLTPYILNNKSIEEIRKEHEERLKRAGRDFEAIPELRRVNSEI; encoded by the coding sequence ATGAGGAAATTCTGCTCGATAATATTTTTGACAGTTCTTTTGAGCTACGGCTGTGCAAGCCATCAGATCGCAGGCGTCTCAGAGACGATGATTTTAAAGGAGCCGCCTCAAATCGCTATACCTGTGACTGAGACTCCTGTTGCCGTGCCTGAAGAGATCCCGGCATCCGCCAAGGAAAGACTATTCTCTTTAAGCGTAAGGGATGCAAATGTCAGGGACCTGCTGCTGCTCCTTTCAAAAGACAGCGGCATTAATATAATCGCAGACAGGGATGTGACAGGAAATCTCTCCATTGATTTCTCTGACCTTGACCTGAACAGCGCGCTTTATGCGATCACAAGACAGCTTGGCTACACATTCAGGATGGACAAGGGATTTATCAGGGTAACCAGCCCTGTGCTTGAGACAAGGTCATTTAAGATCGACTATATTACCGGGAAAAGGGCATCTTCAAGCAGCATCAATGCGTCGATGTCAACGAGCAGCGGTTCATCATCAGGGACAAGCAGCGGAAGCACTACTGTCTCCAGTTCAACTTCCGGAACCGGGTCGTCGTCATCCGGACAGGGGAACGTTAACATAACCACCTCCGGTACGTCTGATTTCTGGAAAGAGATGAAGGCAGGCCTTGAGATGATCATATTTGACGGCGATGCAAAATCCGGCAAGGATGGCAAAAAACTCGTTATCAACGAACTTGCAGGAGTTGTACATATCACAGATTATTCAGACAACATGGAGAGGATAGAAGATTTTCTTAACGATGTCGAAATGTCTGTGAGCAAACAGGTTATGATCCAGGCACACATAGTTGAGGTCTCTCTTGATGACGGGTACAAATTCGGCATAGACTGGAATCTCCTCACAGGCACTGGCAATGGAGCAATCACCACGGACAGCGGAACAGAAGTAACCGGCGAGCTTTTCTCATTCTCTCAGCTTATTGCCCCTGATACCAATGTTTTCAGCATTAAACTATCAAACAAAAAGATAACCGCCCTTCTTAATGCGATGCAGGAACAGGGCCAGGTCAATGTGCTTTCGAGTCCGAAAGTCTCCACAATGAATAATCAGAGAGCAGTAATGAAGCTCACTACAAATGAAGTCTCATGGATAACCACCACCACATACAATGCTGATGGGAAAATCCTGACTCAATACACGAATCCCCAGATTGATGAAGTAGGGCTATTTCTGGATGTTACACCGCAGATCAATGACAGCGGGATAATCACAATGCAAGTCCATCCCAGTATTTCTGAAAAGATCGGGGAATCCATCTCCCCGCTTGAGGACAACTCAAAACCAGTCATAAATACAAGAGAGCTGGATACAATGGTCAGTGTGAGCAACGGCCAGACCATAGTAATAGCAGGGCTTATCACTGATAAGATAATTGAAAATATCAGAAAGGTGCCTTTCCTTGGAGATCTTCCATTATTCGGCAAATTGTTCCAGCAGGTAATCCACGATAAGAAAAAGTCAGAGCTTGTCATATTCCTGACACCGTATATCCTGAATAATAAGTCTATCGAGGAGATAAGAAAAGAACACGAGGAAAGACTGAAGAGAGCAGGAAGAGATTTCGAGGCAATACCTGAACTGAGAAGAGTTAACTCAGAGATATAG